The DNA window GGCCGGTCAGCCCCGCGCCCACCACCACGGCGGTGTTGCGCGCCGGCGTCGAAGGTTTGGCCGCCAGCGCTTTGATATGGGCGTCCAAACGCTGCGCGCTTGCCAGCGTATCGACGTTGAACCCGTATTCGGCAAAGCCCGGCACCGCAGGAACGGCAAGCCGGCTGCCGGTGGCCCACACCAGGCGGTCGTAGGCCAATTCAAGGCGTTCTCCCGCCACCGGCGCCACCGTGAGCGTTTTGGCGGCGGCATCGATGCTTTCGACCGTTCCGGCCAGATGCCGCACGCCAACGGCGGCGAGCTGAGCGGAAATGTCCGGGTTCATGTTTTCCAACACCGCTTCATACAGGCGCGGGCGGATGGTGACCGTTGGCGTCGGCGAGACCATGAGCACCTCGATATCGTCATGCTTACCGGCGAGGGTAATGGCGCGCATGGCGGACACGGCGGCCCAAAAACCGGCAAAACCGGAACCGGCAATCACTATTTTCTGCGTCATGGGATGACTCCTTCATACAGGGTTAACCGGGCGATAAGGCTTGCCCGCATTTTTTTCGGATGAACGATGCCGTTCCGCTCCCGTAACAGGGTGCAGAAGGCCCGCCCGCCCCTTCCGAGGAGGCGGGAATAAGTGTGTTTGCTTTCTTAAAGGAAAGGCGGAGCTTAGGTCTTGGCGCGCGCCGTTTTGCCGCTGCGCGCGGTGCGCTCCGTCATGCGCTCGTCGAGCCAGACGTTGACTTCACCGAAGAAGCCCTGCGGCGCCTTGCGGCCAAAGCGGGCGGCGACGTCGCCGAGAGTCTGCGCCGCCAGCGCATCGCGCATCGCCTTCTCCGCCTGCAGCATCACCGCATGAATAGCGCATTTGCCGGAGACAGCCCAATCCGGCGGGGAATCGTCGAACACCGCGCAGCGCCCGCGCACCTCCTGGCAATCGAACAGCGGCTTGTGCCCCTCGATGGCGTCGATGATCGCCAGAAAGCTGATCTCGTCCGCCGGACGCGCCAGCCGGTAACCGCCGCGCACCCCTTCGCTGGCGGCGACGATCCCCGCCTTTTCCAGCTTGGGGAAAATCTTGGCCAGAAAGCTGGGGGAGATGCCCTGCAGCTCAGCGAGTTCGCGGCTGCTGAGCGCGCGCTGGTTATCGCCGACCAGCCACAGCAGGCAGTGGATGCCATATTCAACGCTGGTTGTGATGTACGCCATATGTCCGTTTCGATCGTCAGTGAATCTTCAATAACGCAGACTATATGAGTCTGCGTTTATCTTGTCAATAAAACACAGATCAACTTTGTCCGCGTTTTATTGGCAATTCGTTCGGCTGACGGCGAAGAAAACGTCCTTCGAAATGAAAAATAAAACATTTTTGCCCGATTCGCGCCCGGCTAACGTTTCCTTGTCGGCGGCGGCTGACTATGATGTGATGAGCGCCGCCGCCGCGGTTTGTGAGCCGCCGCACTTTCATGCGGATTGCGCGGTGGGAATAAAGAACTCTTGTCTGCTGCTGACGTCTTAGAAATGATTATTTAAGGGAAACGCCTGACTATGACCAACCGGTTGACCAAAACCGCGTTAGCGGTGCTGCTGCTCGGCACGCTGAACGCCACCGCCCTGGCGCCAGCACAGGCGGAAAGCCAGGACCAGTTGCCGGACATGGGCACTTCCGCCGGCGGCACCCTGAGCATCGGACAAGAGCTGGCGATGGGCGATTTCTACGTGCGCCAACTGCGCGCCAGCGCCCCGCTGATCAACGATCCGCTGCTGAGCCAGTACATCAATCAGTTGGGCAACCGGCTGGTGGCCAGCGCCTATTCGGTGCGTACGCCGTTCCATTTCTATTTGGTGCGCAACGACGAGATCAACGCCTTCGCCTTCTTCGGCGGCAACGTAGTGCTGCACTCCGCGCTGTTTCGCGTCAGCGACAACGAAAGCCAGCTGGCTTCGGTGCTGGCGCACGAAATCTCGCACGTTACCCAGCGCCACCTGGCGCGCGCCATGGAAGATCAGCAGCGCAACGCCCCGCTGACCTGGGTGGGCGCACTTGGTTCCATCCTGCTGGCGATGGCCAACCCGACCATGGGCATGGCGGCGCTGAGCGGCACCCTGGCCGGCACCCAGCAAGGCATGATCAGCTTTACCCAATCGAACGAACAGGAAGCCGACCGCATCGGCATTCAGGTGCTGCAGCGCGCCGGTTTCGATCCGGAAGCCATGCCCGACTTCCTGCAGAAGCTTTCGGATCAGTCACGCTATGCCTCCAAGCCGCCGGAAATGTTGCTGACCCACCCGTTGCCGGACAGCCGCCTCTCCGACGCGCGCAACCGCGCCAACCAGATGCCGAAACACATCGTGCAGTCTTCGCAGGACTACCTGATGGCCAAGGTGCGCTCCCTGGGAATGTACAGCTCGGAAGGTTACGGCCTGAACGAAGAGCTGCTCGGCTCGCTCAGCAGGGGCAATGTGCGTGAACAGGCAGCCGCCAAATACGGCCGCGCCATCCTGTTCTATGAAGCGAAAAAATACGACGACGCGCGCAACATCATTCAGCCGATGCTGGCGCAGGATGCGAAAAACGTCTGGCTGATCGACCTGATGACCGATATCGATCTCGGCCAGAAACGCGCACCGCAGGCCATCGCCCGCCTGCAGGCGGCCAACGCCGCCCAGAACAACAACCCGGTGCTGCAGCTCAACCTGGCCAACGCCTATGTCGAAGGCAATCAGCCGGCGCAGGCGTCGAAGATCCTGAACCGCTACACCTTTGCCCATCCGGACGATCCGAACGGGTGGGATCTGCTGGCGCAGGCCAGCGCCGCTCAGGGGCTGCGCGATGAGGAGCTGTCGGCCCGCGCGGAAAGCCTGGCGCTGACCGGCCGGCTCGATCAGGCCATCGGCCTGCTCAGCAACGCCAGCTCGCTGCA is part of the Serratia surfactantfaciens genome and encodes:
- a CDS encoding RrF2 family transcriptional regulator, whose protein sequence is MAYITTSVEYGIHCLLWLVGDNQRALSSRELAELQGISPSFLAKIFPKLEKAGIVAASEGVRGGYRLARPADEISFLAIIDAIEGHKPLFDCQEVRGRCAVFDDSPPDWAVSGKCAIHAVMLQAEKAMRDALAAQTLGDVAARFGRKAPQGFFGEVNVWLDERMTERTARSGKTARAKT
- a CDS encoding tetratricopeptide repeat protein → MTNRLTKTALAVLLLGTLNATALAPAQAESQDQLPDMGTSAGGTLSIGQELAMGDFYVRQLRASAPLINDPLLSQYINQLGNRLVASAYSVRTPFHFYLVRNDEINAFAFFGGNVVLHSALFRVSDNESQLASVLAHEISHVTQRHLARAMEDQQRNAPLTWVGALGSILLAMANPTMGMAALSGTLAGTQQGMISFTQSNEQEADRIGIQVLQRAGFDPEAMPDFLQKLSDQSRYASKPPEMLLTHPLPDSRLSDARNRANQMPKHIVQSSQDYLMAKVRSLGMYSSEGYGLNEELLGSLSRGNVREQAAAKYGRAILFYEAKKYDDARNIIQPMLAQDAKNVWLIDLMTDIDLGQKRAPQAIARLQAANAAQNNNPVLQLNLANAYVEGNQPAQASKILNRYTFAHPDDPNGWDLLAQASAAQGLRDEELSARAESLALTGRLDQAIGLLSNASSLQKLGSLKQARYDARIDQLRQLQQRFRQYQRS